One Nitrospira sp. DNA window includes the following coding sequences:
- a CDS encoding Pyridoxamine 5'-phosphate oxidase-related, FMN-binding, which produces MSSSRQHNSGPDSDGPDVPEPSHAERAKTLVHLQRTGSLSTLSRKQPGWPFGSVMPYGLDAQGQPVFLISTMAMHTQNLLGDPRASLLVTPPESGSDPLGAARVTLMGSVTKVPKEDLAQIRELYLARHANASYWVDFNDFGFFRMAIADIYFVGGFGSMGWVTPEDYAAAAVDPLADEASHLIREINTEQAETLLLLARVFGKVEAQQATVTALDRLGFHLRIKTPGRMQGGRVAFTSPVHHAQEVRAGLAAMAAQARAGLQALHSL; this is translated from the coding sequence GTGTCATCATCGCGACAGCATAACAGCGGTCCGGATTCCGACGGCCCTGACGTTCCTGAACCGTCCCATGCCGAACGTGCGAAGACGCTGGTCCATCTGCAGCGGACCGGCAGTCTCTCGACCCTCTCGCGCAAGCAGCCTGGTTGGCCCTTTGGGTCGGTCATGCCCTACGGGCTCGATGCCCAGGGGCAGCCGGTCTTTCTCATCAGCACGATGGCGATGCATACGCAAAACCTTCTGGGCGATCCACGGGCCAGCCTGCTGGTGACACCGCCCGAGAGCGGCAGCGATCCCTTGGGCGCCGCCCGAGTCACGTTGATGGGGTCGGTGACGAAGGTGCCGAAGGAAGATCTTGCTCAGATTCGCGAACTCTACCTGGCTCGACATGCCAATGCTTCCTACTGGGTGGACTTCAATGACTTTGGATTCTTTCGCATGGCGATCGCCGACATCTATTTCGTCGGGGGCTTCGGTTCGATGGGTTGGGTCACGCCGGAAGACTATGCGGCGGCTGCCGTAGACCCGCTGGCGGACGAAGCCTCGCATCTGATCCGTGAAATCAATACCGAACAGGCCGAGACGCTGTTGCTGCTCGCCCGGGTGTTCGGCAAGGTGGAGGCGCAGCAGGCGACGGTGACGGCGCTGGATCGGCTGGGGTTTCACCTGCGGATCAAGACTCCCGGCCGTATGCAGGGGGGACGGGTCGCCTTCACGAGTCCTGTGCATCATGCGCAGGAAGTCAGGGCCGGCCTTGCGGCTATGGCCGCGCAGGCACGGGCGGGACTCCAAGCCCTACATTCGTTGTGA
- a CDS encoding Mobile element protein: protein MAKRVTHSRAAAWEVSDAFWQRVEPLIPARRRARAKPYVRKPGGGRKPKEARLVFEGIVYVLRTGCQWKALPTERFGSASAIHKRFLEWQNAGLFAALWQAGLAEYDDVEGIAWRWQSIDGAMMKAPLAQEAVGPNPTDRGKKWKQAPPAGGRSWRPAVDHRDRGKPA, encoded by the coding sequence ATGGCGAAACGTGTGACGCACAGCAGGGCGGCAGCATGGGAAGTGTCGGACGCGTTTTGGCAACGGGTCGAACCCTTGATCCCCGCGCGCCGGCGTGCGAGGGCCAAGCCCTACGTGCGCAAACCCGGGGGTGGGCGCAAACCCAAGGAGGCGCGCCTGGTGTTCGAGGGCATCGTCTACGTGTTGCGCACGGGCTGTCAGTGGAAGGCGTTGCCGACCGAGCGCTTTGGGAGCGCGAGCGCCATTCACAAGCGCTTTCTCGAGTGGCAGAACGCCGGCCTGTTCGCAGCCCTCTGGCAGGCCGGGCTGGCGGAGTATGACGACGTGGAAGGCATCGCGTGGCGCTGGCAGAGTATCGACGGGGCCATGATGAAAGCGCCGCTGGCTCAGGAAGCGGTCGGGCCGAACCCGACGGATCGGGGAAAAAAATGGAAGCAAGCGCCACCTGCTGGTGGACGATCGTGGCGTCCCGCTGTCGATCATCGTGACCGCGGCAAACCGGCATGA
- a CDS encoding Esterase — translation MRMDKLGGLTVRLTGGTDGKGGGNGPLVVLLHGFGAPGDDLVPLSEYLDTPAGTRFLFPEAPISIPMGMGDSRAWWMIDMARIQADRAAGKIRDISNEIPRGMAEARERVGSLLEELPRKLGVDPKHMILGGFSQGAMLSCDVLLHSAQSYAGLIQLSGTLVAKQEWGPLLAKRKGLPIFQSHGTQDPILAYVMAERLRDQFLQAGVKVEWHPFRGGHEIPEPVLRQLGVFLTTLLR, via the coding sequence ATGCGTATGGACAAACTCGGAGGTTTGACGGTCCGCCTGACCGGTGGCACCGACGGCAAAGGGGGTGGCAACGGTCCGCTGGTGGTGCTGCTGCATGGTTTCGGGGCGCCGGGAGACGACTTGGTTCCCCTCAGCGAATACCTCGACACGCCGGCCGGTACCCGTTTTCTCTTTCCTGAAGCGCCGATCTCGATCCCGATGGGGATGGGCGATTCACGCGCCTGGTGGATGATCGACATGGCGCGCATCCAGGCGGATCGGGCGGCGGGCAAAATTCGGGACATCTCAAACGAAATCCCCCGCGGGATGGCTGAAGCGCGTGAGCGGGTAGGGAGTTTGCTGGAAGAGCTTCCCCGAAAACTCGGCGTCGATCCCAAGCACATGATCCTGGGCGGCTTCTCGCAAGGCGCCATGCTCTCCTGCGATGTTCTGCTGCACAGCGCGCAATCCTATGCAGGGCTCATCCAACTCTCCGGGACCCTGGTGGCCAAACAGGAATGGGGTCCCTTGCTGGCGAAACGAAAGGGCCTGCCGATCTTTCAGAGCCACGGCACCCAGGACCCGATCCTGGCCTATGTGATGGCGGAACGGTTGCGGGACCAATTCCTCCAAGCAGGCGTGAAGGTCGAGTGGCATCCCTTCCGCGGCGGCCATGAAATCCCGGAGCCGGTCTTGAGACAGCTCGGCGTCTTTCTGACGACTCTGTTGAGGTAG
- a CDS encoding NADH dehydrogenase, subunit 5, giving the protein MSFLVLVALLPLVTAFIVMTGDCTEQERNARIGWFPIIASFFGAVTTLVLVTLNGPVSVRLYDPDAIANLAFPIGFHIDRLSAIMMTLITGVVTILYRYSMGYMYQDRGYRRYLGLLGITTSVLICMVSSANLVMLFLFWQLVSWLLFILGHNHGHLATLVGASHTFKILRLSDVTFLTGIVLAYSLYGTFEFQPLFERAADIPVTLSIWPALGWEMNGVTAVTLLIFGGAMGKSAQFPFHTWLPPALYAPTPSTALLHAGIINAGGFLLNRLAPLYGQSSTTLHVVFVVGTLTTILGATMMLTQNDIKKTLGFSTIGQMGYMIMECGLGAFSLAVFHLLAHGLFKVMAFLNSGNVIHKARQEPAFPNIGHGAEQGEFSNLTWSTGFLTTLFLPLVILLVTHGVLHIPLLESQGTVIFLFFIWVTSSQAILSLTHLRAVASWKVSAAMLLTLVLVVFTYLFAVESFTHFLYPDPEEVASYFRAAALPGRLFDSLVVGTTLLTILSWCYLYARAHGRTIRIPGWIDTSMHRLYVTFMNRLYLGQLYLKLGRTVALVAERLEKRLS; this is encoded by the coding sequence ATGTCCTTTCTAGTGCTCGTCGCGTTGTTGCCGCTCGTGACGGCGTTCATCGTGATGACCGGCGACTGCACGGAACAGGAGCGGAATGCGAGGATCGGCTGGTTTCCCATCATCGCCTCCTTCTTCGGGGCCGTAACCACACTCGTGCTCGTCACGCTCAACGGACCGGTTTCCGTGCGGCTGTACGATCCCGACGCGATTGCCAATCTCGCCTTCCCGATCGGTTTTCATATCGACCGCCTCAGCGCGATCATGATGACGCTTATCACCGGAGTGGTGACAATCCTCTACCGCTACTCCATGGGCTATATGTACCAGGATCGTGGTTATCGTCGTTATCTGGGGCTGCTCGGCATCACAACCTCGGTCCTGATCTGCATGGTGTCCAGCGCCAATTTGGTGATGCTGTTTCTTTTCTGGCAGCTCGTCTCATGGCTCCTCTTTATTCTAGGCCATAACCATGGACATCTCGCGACTCTCGTGGGTGCTTCCCATACCTTCAAAATCTTGCGCCTCAGTGACGTGACGTTTCTCACCGGCATTGTCCTGGCCTATTCCCTCTACGGCACCTTCGAGTTTCAGCCGCTCTTCGAGCGCGCTGCCGACATCCCTGTCACCCTGTCGATTTGGCCGGCACTCGGGTGGGAGATGAACGGCGTAACGGCTGTGACCCTGCTCATTTTCGGCGGGGCGATGGGCAAGTCGGCCCAATTCCCCTTCCATACCTGGCTCCCGCCCGCGCTCTATGCCCCCACGCCCAGCACTGCGCTCCTCCATGCCGGCATCATCAATGCCGGGGGGTTCCTGTTAAACCGGCTCGCCCCGCTCTACGGCCAGAGTTCGACAACCCTGCATGTGGTGTTCGTCGTCGGCACGCTCACGACCATCCTCGGTGCGACCATGATGTTGACCCAGAACGACATCAAGAAGACGCTCGGCTTTTCAACGATCGGTCAGATGGGCTACATGATCATGGAATGTGGCTTGGGCGCTTTCTCTCTGGCCGTCTTTCACTTGCTCGCGCACGGCCTGTTCAAGGTCATGGCGTTCCTGAACTCAGGCAATGTGATTCACAAGGCACGTCAGGAACCGGCATTCCCGAACATTGGCCATGGCGCAGAGCAAGGCGAATTCTCCAACCTGACATGGTCCACCGGCTTCCTCACGACGTTGTTTCTTCCGCTCGTGATCCTGCTGGTGACCCACGGTGTCTTGCACATTCCCCTGCTCGAATCACAGGGGACCGTCATCTTCCTCTTTTTCATCTGGGTGACCTCGTCGCAGGCGATCCTCTCGCTGACGCATCTCCGCGCCGTCGCTTCCTGGAAGGTGTCCGCCGCCATGCTGCTGACCCTGGTCCTAGTCGTCTTCACCTACCTGTTCGCCGTGGAAAGCTTTACCCACTTTCTGTATCCGGATCCGGAGGAGGTGGCGTCCTACTTCAGGGCCGCGGCATTGCCGGGACGGCTCTTCGACAGTCTGGTGGTGGGGACGACCCTGCTGACCATCCTCAGTTGGTGTTATCTCTATGCCCGTGCCCATGGCCGCACGATCCGGATTCCCGGATGGATTGACACGTCCATGCATCGCCTCTATGTCACCTTCATGAACCGGCTCTATCTGGGTCAACTCTATCTCAAGTTGGGCCGGACCGTCGCGCTGGTGGCCGAACGTCTGGAGAAGCGGCTGTCATGA
- a CDS encoding NADH-ubiquinone oxidoreductase chain M: MTNLIPAWMAPWLLVGVPCLGAAFSLLLRASLDRTKACALATAAASLFTVAGLSWTMTFQPAGMLLLFLLPAASFLSLLGQPLHQDNRAAWSMTLLLLGLGLGILSAGEPARTVLLVTLLGLLCGLIYRYRNVVLPDPWRGLATYGLGMASTLLALALPAPAATVAALVTCATLLPLLPVHGGFVAVLTGLPGNLPAFLVFLLPALGFHGLVLLLPNLTGTMFHTLALLALAGAVYGSLRALIQSRPLPRLAYAGLALFSMLWWYVADTGTAPVQASVYLSAVGLAISGLLLAWYAIRARYGEIDLRALSGLAYPMPRFSTLMTLLALAALGMPPFGVFAGFLGMLLNPAFAPSGPFAVIMLAWLSSSWYLIELVQQVVFGRQRPDLRYEDLRRTEFASLVLLLLLLLVLGTAPSRLFESSAATPPASVAMKGERWIR; encoded by the coding sequence ATGACGAACCTGATACCGGCCTGGATGGCACCATGGCTGCTTGTCGGCGTCCCCTGCCTCGGCGCGGCATTCAGCCTGCTCCTGCGAGCATCGCTGGATCGCACGAAGGCCTGCGCCTTGGCCACGGCGGCCGCCAGCCTGTTCACGGTGGCGGGCTTGTCCTGGACGATGACCTTCCAGCCGGCCGGTATGCTTCTCCTCTTCCTGCTTCCGGCGGCGTCCTTTCTCTCGCTGCTGGGACAACCGCTACATCAGGATAATCGAGCGGCCTGGTCGATGACGTTGTTGCTGTTAGGGTTGGGGCTGGGCATCCTGAGCGCCGGGGAACCGGCTCGCACCGTCTTGCTCGTCACCCTGCTCGGTCTTCTCTGCGGCTTGATCTATCGGTATCGAAACGTTGTCCTGCCGGACCCCTGGCGAGGGCTGGCGACCTATGGCCTGGGCATGGCCTCGACCCTGCTGGCTCTGGCCCTCCCGGCACCGGCTGCCACCGTCGCAGCTCTCGTGACCTGTGCGACCCTGCTGCCCCTGCTTCCGGTGCATGGAGGATTCGTCGCGGTCCTCACGGGATTACCGGGCAACCTTCCTGCGTTTCTGGTCTTCCTGTTGCCCGCGCTCGGCTTTCACGGCCTTGTGCTCCTGCTTCCGAACCTGACCGGTACGATGTTCCACACCCTGGCGCTGCTGGCCCTGGCCGGCGCCGTCTACGGATCGCTGCGGGCCTTGATTCAGTCGCGTCCGCTGCCTCGCCTCGCCTATGCCGGCCTGGCATTGTTTTCCATGCTCTGGTGGTATGTCGCTGACACGGGAACCGCACCCGTGCAGGCTTCGGTCTATCTCAGCGCCGTGGGCCTCGCGATAAGCGGGCTCCTGCTGGCCTGGTACGCGATCCGGGCTCGGTACGGCGAGATCGACCTGCGCGCCCTCAGCGGCTTGGCCTATCCCATGCCCCGCTTCAGCACCCTCATGACGTTGCTGGCGCTCGCCGCCCTGGGCATGCCGCCCTTCGGCGTGTTTGCCGGGTTCCTGGGCATGTTGCTCAATCCCGCGTTTGCGCCGTCCGGACCCTTCGCCGTCATCATGCTCGCTTGGCTCAGTTCGTCCTGGTACTTGATCGAGCTGGTGCAACAAGTGGTTTTCGGCCGGCAACGGCCGGATCTGCGGTATGAAGACCTGCGCCGGACGGAATTTGCTTCTCTGGTCCTGTTGCTGCTGCTGCTGCTGGTCTTGGGCACCGCCCCCTCCCGATTATTTGAATCGAGCGCCGCGACTCCTCCCGCTTCTGTTGCGATGAAGGGTGAGAGATGGATCCGTTGA
- a CDS encoding Distantly related to nitrogen regulatory protein P-II — MAGLTLHPMKEIRVIVSGENRPFVTELLDKVQASGYTIIGNISGKGHHGVREAHFMFSEQESLVMIMAVVPEEKVEPVLAGLRPLFDRYSGVMFVSDVAVSRREYFGKKTATP, encoded by the coding sequence ATGGCCGGCCTAACGTTGCATCCCATGAAAGAGATCCGCGTCATCGTGTCGGGTGAGAACCGGCCCTTTGTGACCGAGTTGTTGGACAAGGTCCAGGCGTCCGGGTACACCATCATCGGCAATATCTCGGGGAAGGGACACCATGGTGTACGCGAAGCCCACTTCATGTTCAGCGAGCAGGAGAGCCTGGTGATGATCATGGCGGTGGTCCCGGAAGAAAAGGTGGAGCCGGTGCTGGCCGGGCTGCGACCGCTGTTCGATCGATATTCCGGCGTCATGTTTGTCTCCGATGTCGCCGTGAGCCGGCGCGAGTATTTCGGCAAAAAGACGGCCACACCCTGA
- a CDS encoding DUF2309 domain-containing protein encodes MDPLIRTDDAPDIEARRMELRAMIRLASEVIAQYWPMRTFVHHNPLHSLEYLPFTETVRRGQQFLGGNGYLPGEVYRRYLKSGRILVRHIEEAVAPLARDQEVVLGPCRISHREVLRACLTHGLSAPTDEPLDRLMEREPNEEQVEDLAERLVSLTSPTVQERMAVTVREDVAALGRQVTLSSWCDRTLGTDIVQQINSELIKWCEAFLDEGHATWPMPGREQGLYSAWKALAAKEWMTCGIADSRRKIASLPEHPEDTVLDCLETLAIPAEFRQDYLALQLAALPGWAGFIKWRAEETSYAWQQAYPVGLVKFLAVRLWYVSELVQKVCRDELGIEGNYRSISTFMEQEPHAYFMRKERAAGRLSAAYAELVDRLHARTGRRDGAAALSREWEQLAHRYQIEFGPRRERAARRVMARRLLALAQALEIVPTLLMEGPPADLRLLLDWMDAFPESEHGPVWLKAFEAGYQDHLFGMLLRAPAKPQPAVPDRQPPVRPHSQSVFCIDVRSEPFRRHLESTGANDTYGFAGFFAVFIRYRAWGKEHETEQFPVIMRAKNEVREIPRSYLDHYVSKHQSRAKLVHAGHTLLHDLKENVVTPYVMVESLGWFYTLPIVGKTLLPALYKRLTGWVRRLFVPPIATSLTVDKLAPAETEEMVVSEQRALIWKALRDRLGLHGSRVDPEFVEALRRRALDEDAPVEPFLSDAAEAVELSAEQLAAFLDELRRHYHINRRAASRQKERITRTGFTLDEQVITVETALRMMGLVRNFARLVLFCAHGSTTENNPFESALDCGACGGNEGKPNSRVLAAMANRQPVRERLAKRGIEIPPDTHFLAGQVDTTMDEVQLFDLEDVPPTHRKDVARLFDDLREAAQLTSQERCARFPDVGAVLPLTAATTEVAERSADWSQVRPEWGLSGNTAFLIGRRDLTKGLNLAGRVFLHSYDYREDPTDRLLEVLLTAPQVVAQWINMEHYFSTVDNEVYGGGSKIYHNVVGRIGIMSGPWSDLRLGLAWQTVMNGDMPYHEPMRLLTLVEAPRARIEKLIARHEVLQHFYHNEWVHLAALDPEDGTWYRYMPSGVWRRVRHPDDSYTEASIPTGKTSLQRS; translated from the coding sequence ATGGATCCGTTGATCCGCACCGACGATGCACCGGACATCGAAGCGCGCCGCATGGAGCTGCGGGCCATGATCCGCCTCGCCAGCGAGGTGATCGCGCAATATTGGCCCATGCGGACCTTCGTCCACCACAATCCGTTGCATAGCCTGGAGTACCTGCCGTTCACGGAAACGGTCCGCCGCGGGCAACAATTCCTGGGCGGCAACGGCTACCTCCCCGGTGAGGTCTATCGACGGTACTTGAAGTCCGGCAGAATTTTGGTTCGCCACATCGAGGAGGCCGTGGCGCCGCTGGCGCGCGATCAGGAAGTGGTCCTCGGCCCCTGCCGCATCTCGCACCGGGAGGTGTTGCGGGCCTGTCTCACCCATGGGCTGTCCGCACCGACGGACGAACCGCTCGATCGTCTGATGGAACGGGAGCCGAACGAGGAGCAAGTCGAAGACCTGGCCGAGCGCCTGGTGTCCCTGACCTCGCCGACCGTCCAGGAAAGGATGGCCGTCACGGTCCGCGAAGATGTGGCTGCATTGGGACGGCAGGTGACGCTGTCGAGTTGGTGCGACCGGACATTGGGCACCGACATCGTGCAACAGATCAACAGCGAGTTGATCAAGTGGTGCGAAGCCTTTCTGGACGAGGGCCATGCCACCTGGCCGATGCCGGGGCGGGAACAGGGGCTCTATTCAGCCTGGAAGGCGCTGGCTGCAAAAGAATGGATGACCTGCGGCATCGCTGACAGCCGTCGGAAGATCGCCTCGTTGCCGGAACATCCCGAGGACACGGTCCTCGACTGCCTCGAGACCCTGGCGATCCCGGCGGAGTTCCGGCAGGACTACCTCGCGCTCCAACTCGCGGCCCTGCCCGGTTGGGCCGGGTTCATCAAATGGCGCGCGGAAGAAACCAGCTACGCCTGGCAACAGGCCTATCCCGTCGGGCTGGTGAAGTTCCTCGCCGTCCGTTTGTGGTACGTGAGCGAACTGGTCCAGAAAGTCTGCCGGGATGAATTGGGCATCGAAGGGAATTATCGCTCGATCTCGACCTTCATGGAGCAGGAGCCCCACGCCTACTTCATGCGCAAGGAACGGGCGGCAGGACGGCTGTCGGCCGCCTATGCCGAACTGGTCGATCGGCTTCATGCCAGGACCGGAAGGCGGGACGGAGCGGCAGCCCTCTCGCGCGAGTGGGAACAGCTCGCCCATCGGTACCAAATAGAATTCGGACCACGCCGCGAACGGGCCGCACGGCGGGTCATGGCTCGACGCCTGCTCGCGCTCGCCCAGGCGCTTGAGATCGTCCCGACCCTGTTGATGGAAGGGCCCCCGGCGGACCTTCGTCTGCTCCTCGATTGGATGGATGCCTTTCCGGAATCGGAACATGGTCCCGTGTGGCTCAAGGCCTTCGAGGCGGGGTATCAGGATCACCTCTTCGGCATGCTCCTGCGCGCGCCGGCCAAGCCCCAACCGGCCGTCCCGGACCGCCAACCACCCGTACGGCCCCATTCGCAATCGGTCTTTTGCATCGACGTGCGCTCCGAGCCGTTCCGCCGCCACCTGGAATCGACGGGCGCGAACGACACCTACGGCTTCGCGGGATTCTTCGCGGTCTTCATCCGGTATCGGGCCTGGGGCAAGGAACATGAGACCGAGCAGTTTCCGGTGATCATGCGCGCGAAGAACGAAGTGCGGGAGATCCCCCGCAGCTACCTGGACCACTACGTATCGAAACACCAGTCGCGGGCCAAACTCGTCCATGCCGGCCACACCCTGCTGCACGACCTCAAGGAGAATGTCGTGACGCCCTATGTCATGGTGGAGTCGTTGGGATGGTTTTACACGCTCCCCATCGTGGGAAAGACCTTATTGCCCGCCCTGTACAAACGCCTGACCGGCTGGGTGCGGCGCCTGTTCGTCCCGCCGATCGCCACCAGCCTCACGGTGGACAAGCTGGCTCCGGCCGAAACCGAAGAGATGGTGGTGTCCGAACAACGGGCGCTGATCTGGAAGGCGTTGCGCGACCGGCTCGGACTCCATGGATCGCGGGTCGACCCGGAATTCGTCGAGGCGCTCCGCCGGCGGGCCCTGGATGAAGATGCGCCGGTCGAGCCGTTCTTGAGCGACGCGGCGGAGGCGGTCGAATTGTCGGCGGAGCAACTGGCGGCATTTCTCGACGAGCTCCGGCGGCACTACCACATCAATCGCCGCGCAGCATCCCGCCAGAAGGAGCGGATTACGCGGACCGGCTTCACGCTCGACGAGCAGGTCATCACGGTGGAAACCGCGCTGCGCATGATGGGGCTGGTCAGGAACTTCGCGCGGCTCGTGCTCTTTTGCGCGCACGGCAGCACCACCGAGAACAATCCCTTCGAATCGGCGCTCGATTGCGGCGCCTGCGGAGGGAACGAAGGGAAACCCAACTCCCGTGTGCTGGCTGCCATGGCCAACCGGCAGCCGGTCCGGGAACGGCTGGCGAAACGCGGCATCGAGATTCCGCCGGATACACATTTCCTCGCGGGCCAAGTGGATACCACGATGGACGAGGTCCAGCTCTTCGATCTCGAAGACGTGCCGCCGACCCATCGCAAGGACGTGGCCAGGCTGTTCGACGACCTGCGGGAAGCGGCCCAACTGACGAGTCAGGAGCGCTGCGCCAGATTTCCCGATGTCGGCGCCGTCCTGCCGCTGACCGCGGCGACCACCGAGGTGGCCGAACGCAGCGCGGACTGGAGCCAGGTGCGGCCGGAATGGGGCCTGTCCGGCAATACGGCGTTCCTCATCGGCCGGCGGGACCTGACCAAGGGACTCAATCTGGCCGGACGAGTGTTCCTCCATTCCTATGACTATCGGGAAGACCCGACGGACCGGTTGCTCGAAGTGCTCCTGACCGCGCCGCAAGTGGTGGCGCAGTGGATCAACATGGAACATTATTTCTCGACCGTGGACAATGAGGTCTATGGAGGCGGGAGTAAGATCTATCACAACGTCGTCGGCCGCATCGGCATCATGTCCGGACCCTGGAGCGATCTGCGGCTCGGCCTGGCCTGGCAGACCGTCATGAACGGCGACATGCCCTATCACGAACCCATGCGTCTCCTGACGCTCGTCGAAGCGCCGCGTGCGCGTATCGAGAAACTCATCGCCAGGCACGAGGTGTTGCAACATTTCTATCACAACGAGTGGGTGCACCTGGCGGCACTGGACCCGGAGGACGGAACCTGGTACCGCTATATGCCGTCGGGGGTCTGGCGCCGGGTCAGACATCCCGACGACAGCTACACCGAAGCAAGCATCCCGACTGGCAAGACCTCATTGCAAAGGAGTTGA
- a CDS encoding UPF0061 protein YdiU, which translates to MSRHSLETLTFDNSYARLPEAFYARVTPTPFSAPPSLISVNPAAMALIDLDRDEATRPEFAGVFGGSLLVPGMEPLAMLYSGHQFGVYVPQLGDGRAILLGEVTNERGERWDLHLKGAGMTPFSRDGDGRSVLRSAIREYLCCEAMQGLGIPTTRALCLVGSDDRVYREQIETAATIVRMAPSHVRFGTFEIFYYRKHHEQLQRLADYTIEMHFPHLVSAADKYARFFIEVVERTAKLIAQWQAVGWAHGVLNTDNMSILGITLDYGPYGFIDDYDPGFICNHSDHNGRYAFNQQPYIGLWNLSCLAQTLLPLAPKEELKAALDRYQVIFDRHYRDLMRAKLGLLEERPDDEALLQDLQALLVGSRVDYTIFWRELSGLNTLTPPSPLKGEGVRHALRDLFLNREGFDAWAARYGERLRSEGSRDEERRRRMDRVNPKYVLRNYLAQVAIEKAQQKDYSEIDRLLKLLQDPYSDQPGMDSYAAPPPNWGKHIAVSCSS; encoded by the coding sequence ATGAGTCGTCACAGCCTCGAAACGCTCACCTTCGACAACAGCTACGCGCGCCTGCCGGAGGCGTTTTATGCCAGGGTGACCCCCACGCCGTTCTCCGCGCCGCCTTCGCTCATCAGCGTGAATCCGGCAGCGATGGCGCTCATCGATCTGGACCGGGATGAGGCCACACGTCCGGAATTCGCCGGTGTCTTCGGCGGGAGCCTCCTCGTGCCGGGCATGGAACCGTTGGCGATGCTCTATTCCGGACATCAGTTCGGGGTATATGTGCCGCAGCTCGGTGACGGGCGGGCGATCCTGCTCGGGGAAGTGACCAACGAACGGGGCGAGCGCTGGGATCTGCATTTGAAAGGGGCGGGGATGACGCCGTTTTCCCGCGATGGCGACGGACGGTCCGTGCTGCGCTCGGCGATCCGTGAATACCTCTGTTGCGAAGCCATGCAGGGCCTCGGCATTCCCACGACACGTGCGCTCTGTCTGGTCGGGAGCGACGACAGGGTCTACCGCGAGCAGATCGAGACCGCGGCGACGATCGTCCGCATGGCGCCCTCGCATGTGCGATTCGGCACGTTCGAGATTTTTTACTACCGGAAACATCATGAACAGCTGCAACGGCTGGCGGATTATACGATCGAGATGCACTTCCCCCACCTCGTGTCGGCGGCGGACAAGTATGCCCGCTTCTTTATCGAAGTGGTCGAGCGCACGGCCAAGCTGATCGCGCAATGGCAAGCGGTCGGCTGGGCGCACGGCGTGTTGAATACCGACAATATGTCGATCCTCGGCATCACGCTGGACTATGGTCCCTACGGCTTCATAGATGACTACGATCCCGGCTTCATCTGCAACCATTCGGACCACAACGGCCGGTATGCCTTCAACCAGCAGCCCTACATCGGGCTCTGGAACCTGAGTTGTCTGGCGCAGACCCTCTTGCCGCTGGCGCCCAAGGAAGAGTTGAAAGCGGCGCTCGATCGTTACCAGGTGATCTTCGATCGGCACTATCGGGACCTGATGCGGGCCAAGCTGGGGCTGTTGGAAGAACGCCCTGACGATGAAGCCCTGTTGCAGGACCTACAGGCGCTCCTGGTCGGCAGTCGGGTGGATTACACGATCTTTTGGCGCGAACTGAGTGGGTTGAACACCCTCACCCCTCCCTCTCCCTTGAAGGGAGAGGGGGTTCGTCACGCACTCCGCGACTTGTTTCTGAACAGAGAGGGGTTCGACGCCTGGGCAGCTCGCTACGGTGAGCGATTGCGAAGCGAGGGTAGCCGCGACGAAGAACGCCGTCGGCGGATGGACCGGGTGAACCCCAAGTACGTTCTGCGCAACTACCTGGCGCAGGTCGCGATCGAGAAGGCCCAGCAGAAAGACTATTCAGAAATCGACCGGCTGCTCAAACTGCTCCAAGATCCCTACAGCGACCAGCCCGGCATGGACTCCTATGCCGCCCCGCCCCCGAATTGGGGCAAACACATCGCGGTGAGCTGCTCGTCGTAA